AATTGTGTTTGCTTTTGGACTATCATCATGCAATGACAACGATGATACCGCTCCGGTACAAGAGGCTACAACCATTGTTGACGTTGCTTCAGCTTCCAATGACTTTTCCACTCTGGTAGCAGCAGTTGATGCCGCTGGATTGGTGGAGACACTTTCCAGTCCAGGTCCGTTTACAGTTTTTGCTCCTACTAACGATGCATTTGCAAGGTTCCTGCAGGACAATAATCTAGAGGCTAATGACCTATTGCAATCCCCTGAATTAGGAGACGTATTGACTTATCATGTCCTTGCGGCTTCTGTTCCTTCCTCTTCAGTAACCCCAGGGAGAGTGAATACAGTTTCAGGTGTACCTTTCTTTGTTAGCCAGGCGCCAAACGGTAATCTGTGGATCAATGGAAATGCACAGATCATTCAAACTGATGTAACTGCTTCCAACGGTATCATCCACGTATTGGATTATGTAATCACTCCTCCTACTCAAAGTATTGCAGAGATTGCTATTGCCGCTACAGAATCTGCTACACCGCAGTTCACCCAATTGGTAGCTGCTTTGGTAAGGGCTGATTTAGCCGGCGCAGTTTCCGGTGGATTTGATGACGACCTCACGGTATTTGCCCCTACAGATGCAGCCTTTGAAGCACTTTATGATGCATTGGGAGTAAATGGTATTGATGATATTCCTTTGGAAACTTTAACCAACGTATTATTGTACCACGTGGTACCTGCAAGAGCCTTTTCTCAAGATTTGAGAAATGGTGCGGAGCTACCAACATTGCTAGAAGGTGCAAACTTAACTGTCAATTTGGGTTCATTGCAGATCAACGAATCTAATCTTGTTGAGTCTTTGCTGAACATCCATGCAACCAATGGAGTCATCCATGTAATCGACAGGGTACTTTTGCCTGAATAATTTATGGAGTACTGTAAAGGAGGCCTTGCCAA
This Cecembia calidifontis DNA region includes the following protein-coding sequences:
- a CDS encoding fasciclin domain-containing protein, which codes for MKKKGILKSIFTFPLLGIVFAFGLSSCNDNDDTAPVQEATTIVDVASASNDFSTLVAAVDAAGLVETLSSPGPFTVFAPTNDAFARFLQDNNLEANDLLQSPELGDVLTYHVLAASVPSSSVTPGRVNTVSGVPFFVSQAPNGNLWINGNAQIIQTDVTASNGIIHVLDYVITPPTQSIAEIAIAATESATPQFTQLVAALVRADLAGAVSGGFDDDLTVFAPTDAAFEALYDALGVNGIDDIPLETLTNVLLYHVVPARAFSQDLRNGAELPTLLEGANLTVNLGSLQINESNLVESLLNIHATNGVIHVIDRVLLPE